Proteins encoded in a region of the Piliocolobus tephrosceles isolate RC106 chromosome 18, ASM277652v3, whole genome shotgun sequence genome:
- the PARD6G gene encoding LOW QUALITY PROTEIN: partitioning defective 6 homolog gamma (The sequence of the model RefSeq protein was modified relative to this genomic sequence to represent the inferred CDS: deleted 1 base in 1 codon), producing the protein MAGPSRQEFRKNQSRVHLLALLQEGCRVGPFPPLSRLRFCPLPMNVFIFQFTQPFDSGRRWSKLHHEGTHSLLLKNPLTFIVGRVPVVVLISLRGSEHQRHWGRKSTCSKLAALSELLHEEPCPVLSTAHVLSCTHIHIRNHNRGPTAGPAGLGRSCAPWVPRRRADGTAVPGDGRGLRRGSVCSPLTVPSPAEEAERGSLGAGSLCRRRRALGALRDEGPRRRAHLDIGLPRDFRPVSSIIDVDLVPETHRRVRLHRHGCEKPLGFYIRDGTSVRVTPHGLEKVPGIFISRMVPGGLAESTGLLAVNDEVLEVNGIEVAGKTLDQVTDMMIANSHNLIVTVKPANQRNNVVRGGRALGGSGPPSDGTAGLVGPPAPRVLQNFHPDEAESDEDNDVVIEGTLEPARAPQAPGAPAGSLSRVNGAGLAQRLQRDLALDGGLQRLLSSCGRTHVTAWPCHQAAWRSTGPRSRSRLQRRPHIPAPVPG; encoded by the exons ATGGCCGGCCCATCTCGTCAAGAGTTCAGGAAGAACCAGAGTCGCGTGCACTTGCTGGCCCTCCTCCAAGAAGGGTGTCGTGTCGGCCCGTTTCCTCCACTGAGCCGCTTGCGCTTCTGCCCCCTGCCTATGAACGTGTTCATCTTTCAGTTTACACAGCCATTTGACAGTGGCAGAC GGTGGTCTAAGCTGCACCATGAGGGGACCCATTCCCTGCTGCTCAAAAATCCCCTCACGTTCATCGTGGGCCGTGTTCCTGTGGTCGTCCTCATCTCCCTACGTGGCTCAGAGCATCAGAGACACTGGGGGAGGAA GAGTACCTGCTCCAAACTTGCTGCCCTGAGTGAGCTGCTGCATGAAGAGCCGTGCCCTGTCCTCAGCACTGCCCATGTGTTGTCCTGCACACACATCCACATCAGGAACCACAACAGAGGACCCACAGCGGGG CCTGCAGGTCTGGGACGCTCCTGTGCACCCTGGGTGCCTCGGCGTCGCGCAGATGGAACAGCAGTGCCGGGTGACGGCCGAGGGCTCAGGCGGGGCTCAGTTTGTTCCCCTCTAACTGTCCCCTCTCCCGCAGAGGAGGCCGAGCGCGGCAGCCTCGGCGCGGGCTCGCTGTGCAGGCGGAGGCGGGCGCTGGGCGCGCTGCGTGACGAAGGACCCCGGCGGCGCGCACACCTGGACATCGGCCTCCCGCGAGACTTCCGCCCCGTGTCCTCCATCATCGACGTGGACCTGGTCCCCGAGACGCACCGGCGAGTGCGGCTGCACCGGCACGGCTGCGAGAAGCCGCTGGGCTTCTACATCCGCGATGGCACCAGCGTGCGCGTGACCCCGCACGGGCTGGAGAAGGTGCCCGGCATCTTCATCTCGCGCATGGTCCCCGGGGGCCTGGCGGAGAGCACCGGGCTGCTGGCTGTGAATGACGAGGTCCTGGAAGTGAACGGCATTGAGGTGGCCGGGAAGACGCTGGACCAGGTCACGGACATGATGATCGCCAACAGCCACAACCTCATCGTCACCGTCAAGCCCGCCAACCAGCGCAACAACGTGGTGCGTGGCGGCCGCGCGCTGGGCGGCTCGGGACCGCCCTCGGACGGCACCGCGGGCCTCGTGGGTCCCCCCGCCCCGCGCGTCCTGCAGAACTTCCACCCCGACGAGGCGGAGAGCGACGAGGACAACGACGTGGTCATCGAGGGCACGCTGGAGCCTGCACGCGCCCCCCAGGCCCCGGGCGCCCCCGCAGGCAGCCTCTCGCGGGTCAATGGCGCGGGCCTGGCGCAGCGGCTGCAGCGGGACCTGGCCCTGGACGGCGGCCTCCAGCGGCTGCTCAGCTCC TGCGGGCGGACCCACGTCACAGCCTGGCCCTGCCACCAGGCGGCGTGGAGGAGCACGGGCCCGCGGTCACGCTCTAGACTCCAGAGACGCCCCCACATCCCAGCTCCAGTTCCCGGGTAA